Proteins found in one Thermofilaceae archaeon genomic segment:
- a CDS encoding nucleotidyltransferase domain-containing protein — protein MAAEKVEKLQEPYRSILLELVRALQRRLGSSLVSVVVFGSVARGEARRDSDIDLLIVAEGLPRSRFRRQDIFMEVEEELQPLIEEAEKLGYTIEFSPILKTPEEAARGSPLYLDMVEDAVILYDKGGFFQGILKRLAKRLEALGAERVKYGKLWYWRLKRDYRFGEVIEL, from the coding sequence GTGGCCGCCGAGAAGGTCGAGAAGCTGCAGGAGCCCTACAGAAGCATCCTACTCGAGCTCGTCAGGGCTCTTCAGAGGCGGCTCGGCAGCTCCCTCGTGTCAGTCGTGGTCTTCGGGTCAGTAGCCCGGGGGGAGGCTAGGAGGGACAGCGACATCGACCTGCTGATCGTGGCTGAGGGCCTGCCGAGGAGCAGGTTTAGGAGGCAGGACATCTTCATGGAGGTGGAGGAGGAGCTGCAACCCCTGATCGAGGAGGCTGAGAAGCTCGGTTACACGATCGAGTTTTCACCCATCCTCAAGACGCCGGAGGAGGCTGCCCGAGGCTCCCCCCTCTACCTGGACATGGTGGAGGACGCGGTGATCCTATACGATAAGGGGGGCTTCTTCCAAGGTATCCTCAAGCGCCTAGCGAAGAGGCTGGAGGCGCTCGGCGCTGAACGCGTAAAGTACGGGAAGCTCTGGTACTGGAGGTTAAAGCGCGACTACAGGTTCGGGGAGGTGATCGAGCTGTGA
- a CDS encoding HEPN domain-containing protein encodes MRNVEIAASYYRQAAERLHHARIALERGSYPYVVRQCQEAVELLLKAALRIVGVEPPRWHDVGPVLRAEAHRFPEWFREHVPVLARYSRRLRREREPSMYGDEESGVAPEELYDREDAEEALQMAERVRALVEKLLKPT; translated from the coding sequence GTGAGGAACGTAGAGATCGCTGCATCGTACTACAGGCAGGCTGCGGAGCGGCTCCACCACGCCAGGATCGCGCTCGAGCGCGGCAGCTACCCCTACGTCGTCAGGCAGTGCCAGGAGGCGGTGGAACTCCTGCTTAAGGCAGCGTTGAGGATCGTTGGTGTCGAACCACCCCGCTGGCACGATGTCGGTCCCGTGCTCAGGGCGGAGGCACATAGGTTCCCCGAGTGGTTCCGCGAGCATGTGCCAGTTCTGGCCAGGTACTCGCGTAGATTGAGGAGGGAGAGGGAACCCTCGATGTACGGAGACGAGGAAAGCGGAGTTGCACCTGAGGAGCTCTATGATCGGGAGGACGCTGAGGAAGCACTTCAGATGGCTGAGCGCGTCCGAGCGCTAGTTGAAAAGCTTCT